In Paenibacillus protaetiae, the genomic stretch CAAGACTTGGCGTGCCGCAAAGCGTCCTGGACAAAGCGCCTACAGCCGGCCTGTGGGACGGTCAAACGGATGAAGCGGAGCTTGGCATTACTTACGAGGCAAACAGCTCTTATTTGGAAGGTAAAGCTATTGATCCTGCTGCAAAAGAAAAGCTGGAAAAGCAATATTTAAAAACCGCACATAAACGCGATCCGATTCCGGGCATTTAAGGAGAGGAGCGACAAGCAGCATAGAGGCCGCCAGCCGTCTATGCTGCTTTTTTTGTAGCGTAAACGTTATTGAATGCGCATACAATGGAGGTAAATGGAAAATGATGTAACAAACGATAAGTTGCTCTTAGATTGGCTATACTGCAAGTATAAAGCCAAATCCGGCTTAAGCCGGATGGAGCGGGGAGGAATCGTGATGATTTATCGGGAAGGCGATTTGAAGACGGGTATCCTTAACGGGTTATTATTATCTATTCCGCTGTGGGGCATCATTATCGGCTTATGCATCCGTTAATCGTGCAGAGGACAGATGCGATTGACGAGCGGCATACATTCTGATAATCTCGGCTTCATATGGAAGCGGGGGAATGAAATGATCGTTGGGGTTGGCCATGATGTGGCGGATATGGAAAGGTTCGAGAGCATACTGGGCGGCAAAACGGCCGAGCGGTTTATGATGCGCATATTGACGGAACAGGAGCGGGAAGTGGCATCCCGCTATGAAGGCAAGCGCCTGGTCCAGTACGTCTCCGGAAGGTTTGCAGCCAAGGAAGCGGTTGTCAAAGCGCTGGGCTGCGGTATTGGCGGAACGGTCGGGTTTGAAGATATAGCTATCGTCCCTGATGCAAACGGGAAACCGCTATGCGCATTAAAGCCGGAAGCTTGGGAACGGCTGGGGTTAAACATGGAAAGCCATAAGCTTCATGTGACGATTACCCACGACAAGGCGATTGCTTCGGCGGTTGCAATAGCGGAATGTCTGAGCGTCTGACAGCGCTTCATGTCGGGAATAGAGAAATGAGCTGATCCGGCTCATTTTTTATTTGGCCAGGGACATCTTCTTCAAAAATCCGGAAAAAGGGACAAGCTGTTTGTTTGACATATATACCATAGGGGGTATACTATGTTCACAAAGAGGTAAACATTGGCCTATCTATGGTTATAAGGATGTGAAAAAAGGATGGAGAAGGTTGACCTGCAGCTTGAAGGCATGTATTGCGCCGCTTGCTCCGCCCGGATCGAGAAGGCGTTAAATAAAATGAACGGCGTGTCCGAAGCCAACGTAAATTTGGCTTTGGAGGCGGCGCATATATCGTACAATCCGGCTGAGGTGTCGATTGAGGACTTTATGCGGAAAGTGGAGCAGCTCGGGTACAAAGCGCTGCCGAAGCAGGAGCAGGCGGACGAAGCCGAACGCCGGAAGCAGTCTGCCAGAAGGCAGGAGCTGAAGCTGGCGGCGTCGGCGGTATTGTCGCTGCCGCTGCTTTGGGCAATGGCGGCTCATTTTACGTGGCTGTCATGGCTGTGGCTGCCGGAGCTGTTTATGAATCCTTGGTTTCAGCTGGCGCTGGCGACGCCGGTCCAGTTTTATATCGGACGGCAGTTTTATACCGGCGCTTATAAGGCGCTTCGCAGCGGAGGGGCAAATATGGATGTGCTCGTTGCTTTAGGCACATCCGCCGCTTATTTTTACAGCGTATATACAACAGTCCAGTGGGCGGCCGATGGCGGCGGCACCCATCACGCCCCGCAAATGTATTACGAAACAAGCGCTATTCTCATTACGCTCGTGCTGCTAGGCAAGCTGCTGGAATCGCTCGCGAAAGGCAAAACTTCCGATGCAATCAAATCGCTGCTCCAGCTGCAGCCTAAAACCGCTTTGGTCATAAGGAACGGCAAAGAGGTTACGCTGCCTGTGGAACAGGTATCGGCGGGAGACATGGTGGTCGTCAAGCCGGGCGATACGATCCCGGTTGACGGGCAAGTGATGGAGGGAAGCTCTGCCGTAGACGAGTCGATGCTGACCGGCGAAAGCATGCCCGTTGCCAAGGCCGCCGGAGATACTGTCATCGGAGCGTCGGTCAACCGCAATGGCCGGCTTGTCATCCAGGCAACTTTTGTCGGCAAAGACGCTGCGCTGGCCCGTATTGTAAAGGCGGTGGAGGAAGCGCAAGGCTCCAAGGCGCCGATTCAGCGCATCGCAGACCATATTTCCGGCATATTTGTACCGATTGTGGTAGCCATTGCGATTGCGGGTTTTGCTCTGTGGTACATCCTTCTTGATCCGGGCAATCTGTCTGCGGCTTTGGAAAGCGCGATAGCGATACTGGTCATTGCCTGCCCATGTGCGCTTGGCCTTGCGACGCCAACCTCTATTATGGCAGGTTCGGGCCGTGCAGCCGAGCTCGGCATATTGTTCAAGGGCGGAGAGCACCTGGAAAAAACACAAGCGGTCGATACGGTTGTGCTGGACAAAACCGGCACTGTTACGGAAGGCAAACCGCGGTTAACGGATGTTGCGGCGGCCAGTGGCATGCCGGAGAAGGAGCTGTTGCAGCTGTTGAGCGCAGCTGAATCCGCTTCGGAGCATCCAATCGCAGAAGCGATTGTAGCCGGTGCGCAGCTGCAAGGAGCCGAACCGCTCAAGGCGGACCGGTTCGAGGCATTTCCCGGCTTTGGCATCTATGCGATGGTGGAAGGCAGGGAAGTGCTTGCCGGAACACGCCGTCTGATGGCGCAACACGGCATTGCTATTGCGAAGGCGCAGCTGGATGAGATGGAGCGCTTGGAAGAGCAGGGCAAGACGGTTGTATTGGCAGCCATAGACCGTAAGCTGGCCGGAATGGCGGCGGTGGCGGACACGCTGAAGGAAACATCCCGGGAAGCGATCGCCCGGCTGCAGGCGATGGGAATTGAAGTTATAATGGCAACCGGCGACAATGAGCGGGCTGCGCGCACGATTGCGGCAGAAGCCGGCATCCGGGAAGTAAGGGCGGAGATGCTGCCGGAAGGCAAAGCGCTCGAAATTAAAAAGCTGCAGGAGCAAGGCAAAAAAGTCGCGATGGTCGGAGACGGCATTAATGACGCGCCTGCGCTTGCGACAGCGGACATCGGCATGGCTATCGGCACCGGAACCGGCGTTGCGATTGAAACAGCCGACATCACGCTGATGCGGGGCGATTTGAACAGCATCGCCGATGCGATCGGGATGAGCCGGAAAACGATGTCTAACATCCGGCAAAATCTGTTTTGGGCGCTTGGTTATAATGCGCTTGGTATTCCGATTGCCGCTTCCGGGCTGTTAGCCCCGTGGATTGCGGGAGCGGCTATGGCGCTAAGCTCCGTATCGGTCGTATTAAATGCGCTTCGCCTGCAGCGGGCAAAGCTGTAATCCGGTATAACAAGCTCCTTTTTAGGGAATGAATCGTGGAGACTGCATGGATCCGCTTCTTTACGCGGATTATGACGAGGAACCTTAAACAAGGAGTTGACCGTTAGTGATGCGTTTTGTTCGTCTAATAACCGTATATGCCATAGCATTCTCTATTTCGCTGTTGGCAGGTTGGGCGATCCGGGCCGCATGGCAGCCGGGCGCTCCGGATGCAGCCGGATATCCCCCGGAAGCAAGTGGGATTGCTGCAGAAGCATATGAACCGGAAAGGGATATGGGGATGAGCGGGCAAATGGGCTCCGGCGAACCTATTGCGGTTATGGCCGGCCGCCGCGCGGATGGCCATTCGTCCGAAGCCGGGGCTGGCACTGGCGCGCACCGGCATGAAGAAGGCGGCGATACCGGCAGCATTAACGCCGATTGGAGCATTAACGGCGGAAAACAGCCGAAAGCCGGGCAGCCTGCAGTTATCCGGATTGCGGTTACAAGCGGCGGCCAGCCGGTGGAACACTTTGCATCCAGCCATGAGGCGAAGCAGCATCTGATTATTGTCAGCCGCGATTTGTCTTATTTTGCGCATGTTCATCCGGTTGATTTCGGCGGCGGACGGTTTGAGGTGAAGACCGTATTCCCTGCCGGCGGAGATTACCGGCTGATTGCCGATTTTGAACCGGAAGGCGCCGGACCGGTCCATCGGATGACATGGATTCAAGCAGCCGGCCGCAAAGCTCCTGAAGTGCCTCTACAGCCCGATGACCGCTTGGCCCGTCTGGCGGACGGCGTCCGTGTCCAGTTAACCGCTGAAAGCCCGCTGCAAGCCGGGAATGAAGTTACGCTTGCCTATAAGCTGGCGGATGAGAAAACCGGCGCTCCGGTAACGGATTTGCAGCCTTATTTAGGGGCGATCGGCCATGTCGTCATTTTATCAAGCGATGCCCGCCTGTATTTGCATGTTCACCCGCTTGAAAGCCAAGGCTCAGGGCCGGAAGCCAAATTCCAGACGGTATTCCCGCAAGCCGGCATCTATAAAATATGGGCGCAATTTAAACGGGAAGGCAGTGTTATAACGGTGCCTTTTACCGTCCGGGTTACATGATCCCGCGATCATTGCGTATAGCAGCTGTACCTTAGAACCGTACCTTTTGGTGAAGGCGGGTTCGCCGGTGCAGCTGTTTTTTGTTTGTGAAGTGAAGCAGAGCCGGAAGGAGACCAAGCAGCGGAAGACGAACCTATATAAAGCGAAAGCTTCATTTGCGAAAAAAGAAGCTTTGCGTAAAGATGACAACTAAGGAAGTGAACATCTTGGAAGTGCGTCAAATGACCGCAGCCTATTTATTTCACGGCAGCCGTGTTTTATTAATTCGGAAAGAAAAAAGCCAGCTGCATGGCGAGCCTTTTTGGAGCGGGCTTGGGGGGCATATGGAAGCTGAAGAGCTGAACCATCCGCAAGCGACGTGTTTCCGGGAAATTCAGGAGGAGTCGGGACTGACCGATGAAGACATTACAGGGCTGGAGCTGAAATATGTGCTGCTCCGCATTAAAGAACGGGAAATCCGGCAGCAGTTTGTGTACATGGGCTTCACAGACCGGACGGATGCCGTCCCCTCGGATGAAGGCGAGCTTGACTGGATCGAAGTATCCGAACTGATGGAGCTGCCTATGTCTGCGATCAACCGGTTTATGCTGGAACATTATTTGCTCAGCCCCAATCGTGAAGGCATTACGGTAGGCACGATTACGACAGACCTTGAAGGGAATCCGTGTATGCAGTGGGCGGAGCTGAAAGATCCCGGGCGTTTCTAGCAGAACCGGCGGACCGAGATCCGGGCTGGAGCGGCGGCCGGATTGCAGAAGGGGGAATGGAAGATGAGGACACTCGTTATAAGCGATATTCACGGATGCCTGGATGAGCTGCGGGCTTTGCTCCGGCAAACCGGTTATACGCCGGGCGAAGACAAGCTAATATTGCTTGGCGATTATGTGGATCGGGGGCTGAATTCCAAAGAAACGGTAGAAGAAGCGATCCGCCTTGTGAACAATGGAGCCGCCGCGATCCGCGGCAATCATGACCAGCGGCTGGCCGATCTGGTACGGAACGGCGGGGACGAGGTGGTACGCAAGTTTTTTGAGCATGGCGGTGAACAGACGTTCCGCAGTTATGCAGGGGTGCCTTCATCGGACATGAGCTTGTCTGCGTTCAGGCAGCTTATGTTAACCAAGTTCGCGCATCATCTCGCTTTTTTGGAAGAGCTGCCGTTTTATATCGAGGATGACCGCCACATCTATGTACATGCCGGGCTTCACCCGGACTTCAGCAATTGGAAAGAGCAGCCCGAATATAACTTTATGTATATAAAGGAACCTTTCTTATCCCGCCCTGCTGCCGTCAGCAAAACGGTCGTATTCGGCCATACCAGAACAGCCGATATTCACGGCTCGGCCAATATTTGGTTTGGCGGCGGCAAAATCGGCATTGACGGCGGCTGCGCATACGGCATGCAGCTGAATGCGCTGGAAATCGCAAAGGACGGAAGCTACACCGCCCGCCATGTTGCCAGAGGCTGTTAGCCGCCCGTTTCATGCCTGTGAAAAAATAAAGCTGGGAACGCAGCCGGCCGCCTTTTTGGCATCGCCCTTGCGTCATCCAGCTTTATTTTTTTTGGGCCAGCCAAGCTGCAAGAGCCGCGATCTCCTGCTCGGTAACGCGCCCTTTCTGGCTGGGCATCCTGCTCCCGCCATCAGTAATTTGCTCGACCAGTTCCGCTTCGGTCATCCGCGCCCCGACCTTTTGAAGGTTGGTGTCCGGGCCAACCCGGCCTTGCAGATCCGAGCCGTGGCAGCTGACGCAGTTCGCTTTATAGACCGCCGCCGTATCAGGCGGGGCATCCATATGCGGGGTGCCGCCGCTGCCGCTCCCGCCGCTGCAGGCGGACAAGGCTGTTACAAGCAGCAAGGAAGCGGCCGTGGCCGTTATAGCCGTTCGTATACGTAAATTCATGCGGGGACCTGCTTTCCTGGCGTTTATAGATCAATATGCTTGTCTATTTTGTCTTCAGTATAATCGGAATTGGAAAGCTGGGCAATTGTGGTAGTTATATAATTTTGCCGCAGGAGCCTTTATAATAGGAAAAAGTAAATGATTATACGATTTAGGAGCAGCAATGGAACCCTCTCTAACGAATTATTTTCTTCAAAACCAAATCGACCATTTTCAAGCGGAAGTGACAATGGCGATGTATATTGAACTGAACCGTGATATAGCGGATTTTTTAAACGAGCATTCTTTTTACCGGCTTTTTTATGTACAGCAGGGAGAAGGCAGCATTGCTATCGGAGATGCCATTTTTGAAGTGGCGCCGGGGACGATGTACCTCGTGCCGGCAGGGGTTCATTTTGCTTTAAACGTCTCGCAGCATTTTCAATGCTATACCTGCCATTTTCGCTCCGAGCAGTGGGATATGCCGCTTATTAACCGGATGGAAATTCCCTATGTTTCGGTTATTGACGACCGGCAGGCTGTTAAAGCTCTGTATGACAAAATGGTTGCGACACACCACAGCCGTTCGGTGACGCGCAATTTAAAGCTGCGCGGGCAGCTGAACGAGCTGTTTGCGGTCTATTTGGATTCCTGCTTTCAACAAGCAGCCGTACCGCAATCGGAGACGGAAGCGGAACAAAACTGGAATGCAGTGCTGGCTTATATCGACAGCCATCTTGACCGGCCGATTCTGGTTGAAGAGCTGGCTAAGCTCGCTTGCCTGCATCCGAATTATTTTATTACGCTGTTTAAAGAAACGATGGGCTGCTCGCCGATCCAGTTCGTGACGACCAGGCGGATATCGGCTGCAAAGCAGCTATTAGCGGCAACGAAGCTGCCTGTTTCAGACATTGCCGGGCAAGTTGGGATGCAGAACCATTACTTATCGCGGCAGTTTAAACGAATGATCGGGTTAACCCCTTTGCAGTACCGCAAGCTGATGCAGGCAGAGGAGCTAAGAAGCAGGCCGGAAGGGCAATTAAAGGAGTATATTGGATAATGACAGTGGATGTAAAACAATTTTTCAGCACGGAGCTGCTGGCTTGGTACCGGCTCGTCAAACGGGATCTTCCATGGCGGAAAAACCGCGACCCTTACCGGGTATGGGTATCGGAAATTATGCTGCAGCAAACCCGTGTAGATACGGTAATTCCTTATTATGAGCGGTTTATGGCCAAATTCCCGACTGTCCGGGAGCTGGCGGCAGCACCGGAGGAAGAGGTGCTGAAAAGCTGGGAAGGGCTTGGCTATTACTCGCGCGCCCGCAATTTGCAGGCGGGGGCGCGCGAGGTCGTGGAACGGTACGGCGGCATCGTGCCGGATGACAAGACGGCGGTAGCTTCGCTGAAAGGCGTAGGGCCTTATACAAGCGGAGCTATTATGAGCATTGCATTTAACCGGCCGGAACCGGCGGTGGACGGCAATGTGATGCGCGTGCTGTCGCGGTATTTTTGCCTGGAGGATGATATTGCGAAGCCCTCAACGCGCGTTGGCATTGAAAAGCGGGCCGTTTCGCTTATTCCGGAAGGCGCTGCGGGCGATTTTAACCAAGCGCTGATGGAGCTGGGCGCATTGGTGTGCACGCCGAAATCGCCGGTATGCCTGACCTGCCCGGTGATGGAGCACTGCGCGGGAAGGCTGGCCGGGAAAGAGACGGAGCTGCCGGTCAAAACAAAAGCGAAACCGCCGCGCGAGGAACTGCGCGCTGCAGTCATTATCGCCGGCAGCGGCGAGCATGCAGGCAAGGTGCTTGTCCGCCAGCGCCCGGCGAAAGGGCTGCTGGCGCAAATGTGGGAGTTCCCGCATTTGCTGGTGGACGAGCATGGCGAAGATGCGGCGCTTGCGGATAAACTGGCACGGTCGCTGCATGAGGAGACCGGCCTGCTCATCCGGCCGACGGGCCGGCTGATGGATGCCGATCATGTGTTCAGCCATATCCACTGGAAGATGAAAATTTACGAAGCCGATCTTGGTGCAGCCGTGACAGGGGCAGGCAGCGAGAAGGCCTGGCCAGCTGCTGGAAGCGCCTCAGGACGAGCAGCTCAAACGCTGTATGCGGCAGAGGCGTCCGCCGCTTATGAAGACAGCGCCGCTGCCTCATCAGCGGCGCCGTCAAGAGCCAAGCTGCCGGCCCATTACCGCTGGATCGGACGTGAAGAGATGGAACAATTAACGTTTCCGAACTTATTTTTGCGTGTATTAAACCAATATTGGGCTAACTCAAAACGATAATACGGGGGAATCGGAATATGCTGGACCTTTTGCTGGAACATCGGATTGTGGCCATATTGCGCGGAATTGAGGACAAGCACGCGGACGCTGCGGGGAAGGCGCTTCTGGACGGCGGCATCCGGTTGATGGAAATTACAATGAACACAAAAGGCGCAGCCGCTATGATCGAACGATGGAGAAGCCGTTTTGACGGGCAGGCAGCTATCGGCGCGGGGACGGTGCTGGATGTTGCGATGGCGCGTGAAGCGGCTGCTGCCGGCGCCCAGTTTATGATTTCGCCCAATCTGGACGAGGAAGTGATTGCGTTTGGCCGGGAGCGGGGCATCTCCGTTTGGCCGGGCGTCATGACGCCTACCGAAATCGTCCGGGCCTGGAAAGCGGGGGCGGAAGCGGTCAAGTTGTTCCCGATGGCGTCGCTTGGGTTAAACTACTTGTCCGAAATCCGCGCGCCGCTTGATTCGATTCCGATTTTGGCAACCGGCGGCGTAGATTTGGACAATATCGCGGCTTATTTCAAAGCGGGGGCTAATGCCGTCGGCATGGGGAGCAAGCTGCTGAATATGGAATGGGTGCGTGAAGGGCGGTTCGATCTTATTACCGAACGTGCACGCCGGTTTGCGGAAACGGTGCGGGGGTTGTAAAAAAAAAGAGCCAACGGCATCGGGCCGCGGGCTGCAAGAGAGATATATAAATAAAGGGGGGTCATGGGTTCATTATAAAAAACAAAGATGAAAGAAACATGAAGCCTTTATTACAGTTCGATTACATATGGGAAAAATTGTATTTCAGAGGACGGCCGAATAACACCATGTTTATGCTCCGGGCATTCCCCCTTCGTTAAGCTTCTTTCATAGGATGTTCCAAAGGTAGAGAGGGTACAAACTAGTGCAAGCTCTAAAGGTTTTTAATAACATAGAGAAGTTAAATGCAAAAATAAATGTAACGAACTGTGATTTAAAAGTTTCTTCTACTTATTATGATTGTACTTGTGTTGTAGAAATATCGTCTGATACTCATCCGATACTTAAATTTTCGTTGTCGGACTTTAAACGAAAAGATAAAGAAACCGAAAATATATTAGATATAATTAGTGAGAATAGGTTTATTATTATGCATGCAATTGAGCATAAAGGTCAATGCGGACATTTTTTGCTTCCCATTTTGGAGTTTTTAGAAAGCCATTTGATTTGCATAATCCTAATCCCTTTTAATGAATTAAACGAAAGAAACAGGACGTTTTTTAAAGCGTTAGAGAATATATGGATGAGAAATTTTGACGTCACGAATAATCAATTGGTTTATGCTTCATATGAGAATCCTTCGGGATATATTTAATCTAAAGGCCGGCATTCAATTATGGCATCCATGCAACGGATGCGAAACGGTGAATGATGTACTCTATTCGGAAAGGCGTGATTATCAAACATGAGTGAACAGGTCCATTCGGCTGTTGTAAACAATATTGTTTGGTGCGGAATTATATGTGAGACGCATGGGATTACTGCCGCTTCAAGTAAACATGTTTGGAGTACAACAGCGAAAGCGCCGCCTTTTTACCCGGACATCATTACATCAAGCAGGCATGCAACGGTGAAAGAGGTTATTGACATCATTGGAAATAGAGAAGTATCTTCCATTAAAGATAGCTTCGCTAATCTCGATATGTCGCCTCTTGATTTTGAAATCCTGTTTAAAGCCGAATGGATTTACCATGCGCCACTGGCTAACTTGGAGCCTATTCCATCGGGATGGCACGAAGTCACCGCTAAAAATGACTTCGTAGATTGGACTTTGGCTCATGGTTCCGGAAATGTAATTAAGCCTGAACTTTTAAATCGCCGAGATGTCAAAATGTACGCCTATACGAATAAGGGTGAAACGGCAGGATTTATTGCTAACTTGGGCGGCAATGCCGTGGGGATATCCAACGTATTTTCAAGCGTTAACAGCAATAATTTATGGTCTGACATTCATACAATAGCTTCATTGGATTTCCCGGGGCTGCCTACCGTAGGCTACGAGCAAGGCGATGATCTTGCCGCGGCGCTCCAATCGGGATGGACCTCGGCAGGTCCGCTTCGTGTTTGGGTGAAATCCAAAAATTATTAAGAGCTTAAATGCTTAAATAAAAAAGCGGGTGCTTCATGAAGTGCACCCCTTATAGTGGACATTGGAAAAACACCCTAGTGTTTAGCCGATGAAAACCATAGGGGTGCTTTTCGTTATGGCAAAAAAGGGACAGAAATTTGTGACGTACAGCTTTGAAACGAAGAAGAAAGCAATTGAGATGCGTCTTCAAGGAATGACGGTAGGGAGAATTGCAGAAGAGTTAGGGATTGTTGATGTTGGACGAGTGAAGACCTGGATGCGTCGGTACAAACAGATGGGAGAATTCGGCTTAACAGACACGCGAGGAAAGCGGAAAGAATATGTCGATGAGAACCGCTATGTTAAGCGGCTTGAAATGGAGAATGCCGTTTTAAAAAAGTGGTTGGCCATTACGAAGGCGGAGGTGTATCAGAAAAGTGTAGGCTCGTTGAAGAGCTCAGAGAGCATTTCACCGTTACAGAGCTTTGCAAAGAAGTCGGTCTCTCTAAGAGCGGATTCTATGCCTATCTTAAACGAAAAGCTGTAAATAAGGACAAGTCATCCAAAGAGATCATTCGCACCACGTATGAACGCTATAAAGGCATTTATGGCTACAGACAAATTCAATTATTGATGTACCAAGATCATAAGATATGGATGAACCACAAGAAGATCCTGCGTCTCATGCGGGAAATGGGGCTGCGATCTAAAATACGCCGCAAATTCCGTCATCATCGATCTTGGGGCTTAGGCGACAGAGTGGTGAGAAATGTGTTGGAAGCAATTTTGAAGCACTTAAGCCTAATCAGAAATGTGTAACAGACGTTACACAATACCGAGTGAAAGATAGCTGGCTATACCTCCCTACCATCAAAGACTTATGTCAAAACGAAATCGTCGCCTATAACATGAGTTTACGCAATGATAAGGATCTTGTACTCCAAACGTTCTCTAAAGCATTTGAAAAGGAAAAGGACGTAACTGGGCTAATCGTTCATAGCGATCAGGGAAGGCGATCCAGCAGTCACTGGTGGAGCTGTCGAAGGACCGCACCACACTGGTCATCGCGCATCGGCTGGCCACCATCAAAAACGCCGACCGGATCGTCGTGGTGTCCGAGCAAGGCATTGCCGAGCAAGGGAAACATGAGGAACTTATTGCGGTACAAGGCGCCTACAACCGCCTGCATCAGGCGCAATTCGGCGGATAGTCAGTACATCATAAGGGGATGCTTCCTTTGTTGAAGCACCCCTTATTTTATAGACTAGCGATAACATGGGATGTGGAATAATATAGTAAAATAAAATGTCGAAAATCTGCCTAACTGTGAAATCACTGCGTTATGAAAGGAACCCGCCTATGATTAACTTTTATGATGTACAAGTATTGTACTGTTCGCTGC encodes the following:
- the mutY gene encoding A/G-specific adenine glycosylase; the encoded protein is MTVDVKQFFSTELLAWYRLVKRDLPWRKNRDPYRVWVSEIMLQQTRVDTVIPYYERFMAKFPTVRELAAAPEEEVLKSWEGLGYYSRARNLQAGAREVVERYGGIVPDDKTAVASLKGVGPYTSGAIMSIAFNRPEPAVDGNVMRVLSRYFCLEDDIAKPSTRVGIEKRAVSLIPEGAAGDFNQALMELGALVCTPKSPVCLTCPVMEHCAGRLAGKETELPVKTKAKPPREELRAAVIIAGSGEHAGKVLVRQRPAKGLLAQMWEFPHLLVDEHGEDAALADKLARSLHEETGLLIRPTGRLMDADHVFSHIHWKMKIYEADLGAAVTGAGSEKAWPAAGSASGRAAQTLYAAEASAAYEDSAAASSAAPSRAKLPAHYRWIGREEMEQLTFPNLFLRVLNQYWANSKR
- a CDS encoding bifunctional 4-hydroxy-2-oxoglutarate aldolase/2-dehydro-3-deoxy-phosphogluconate aldolase, whose product is MLDLLLEHRIVAILRGIEDKHADAAGKALLDGGIRLMEITMNTKGAAAMIERWRSRFDGQAAIGAGTVLDVAMAREAAAAGAQFMISPNLDEEVIAFGRERGISVWPGVMTPTEIVRAWKAGAEAVKLFPMASLGLNYLSEIRAPLDSIPILATGGVDLDNIAAYFKAGANAVGMGSKLLNMEWVREGRFDLITERARRFAETVRGL
- a CDS encoding helix-turn-helix domain-containing protein — encoded protein: MAKKGQKFVTYSFETKKKAIEMRLQGMTVGRIAEELGIVDVGRVKTWMRRYKQMGEFGLTDTRGKRKEYVDENRYVKRLEMENAVLKKWLAITKAEVYQKSVGSLKSSESISPLQSFAKKSVSLRADSMPILNEKL
- a CDS encoding metallophosphoesterase family protein encodes the protein MRTLVISDIHGCLDELRALLRQTGYTPGEDKLILLGDYVDRGLNSKETVEEAIRLVNNGAAAIRGNHDQRLADLVRNGGDEVVRKFFEHGGEQTFRSYAGVPSSDMSLSAFRQLMLTKFAHHLAFLEELPFYIEDDRHIYVHAGLHPDFSNWKEQPEYNFMYIKEPFLSRPAAVSKTVVFGHTRTADIHGSANIWFGGGKIGIDGGCAYGMQLNALEIAKDGSYTARHVARGC
- a CDS encoding c-type cytochrome, with product MNLRIRTAITATAASLLLVTALSACSGGSGSGGTPHMDAPPDTAAVYKANCVSCHGSDLQGRVGPDTNLQKVGARMTEAELVEQITDGGSRMPSQKGRVTEQEIAALAAWLAQKK
- a CDS encoding IS3 family transposase, coding for MQLLMYQDHKIWMNHKKILRLMREMGLRSKIRRKFRHHRSWGLGDRVVRNVLEAILKHLSLIRNV
- a CDS encoding heavy metal translocating P-type ATPase — encoded protein: MEKVDLQLEGMYCAACSARIEKALNKMNGVSEANVNLALEAAHISYNPAEVSIEDFMRKVEQLGYKALPKQEQADEAERRKQSARRQELKLAASAVLSLPLLWAMAAHFTWLSWLWLPELFMNPWFQLALATPVQFYIGRQFYTGAYKALRSGGANMDVLVALGTSAAYFYSVYTTVQWAADGGGTHHAPQMYYETSAILITLVLLGKLLESLAKGKTSDAIKSLLQLQPKTALVIRNGKEVTLPVEQVSAGDMVVVKPGDTIPVDGQVMEGSSAVDESMLTGESMPVAKAAGDTVIGASVNRNGRLVIQATFVGKDAALARIVKAVEEAQGSKAPIQRIADHISGIFVPIVVAIAIAGFALWYILLDPGNLSAALESAIAILVIACPCALGLATPTSIMAGSGRAAELGILFKGGEHLEKTQAVDTVVLDKTGTVTEGKPRLTDVAAASGMPEKELLQLLSAAESASEHPIAEAIVAGAQLQGAEPLKADRFEAFPGFGIYAMVEGREVLAGTRRLMAQHGIAIAKAQLDEMERLEEQGKTVVLAAIDRKLAGMAAVADTLKETSREAIARLQAMGIEVIMATGDNERAARTIAAEAGIREVRAEMLPEGKALEIKKLQEQGKKVAMVGDGINDAPALATADIGMAIGTGTGVAIETADITLMRGDLNSIADAIGMSRKTMSNIRQNLFWALGYNALGIPIAASGLLAPWIAGAAMALSSVSVVLNALRLQRAKL
- a CDS encoding NUDIX domain-containing protein; this translates as MTTKEVNILEVRQMTAAYLFHGSRVLLIRKEKSQLHGEPFWSGLGGHMEAEELNHPQATCFREIQEESGLTDEDITGLELKYVLLRIKEREIRQQFVYMGFTDRTDAVPSDEGELDWIEVSELMELPMSAINRFMLEHYLLSPNREGITVGTITTDLEGNPCMQWAELKDPGRF
- the acpS gene encoding holo-ACP synthase — translated: MIVGVGHDVADMERFESILGGKTAERFMMRILTEQEREVASRYEGKRLVQYVSGRFAAKEAVVKALGCGIGGTVGFEDIAIVPDANGKPLCALKPEAWERLGLNMESHKLHVTITHDKAIASAVAIAECLSV
- a CDS encoding helix-turn-helix domain-containing protein, translating into MEPSLTNYFLQNQIDHFQAEVTMAMYIELNRDIADFLNEHSFYRLFYVQQGEGSIAIGDAIFEVAPGTMYLVPAGVHFALNVSQHFQCYTCHFRSEQWDMPLINRMEIPYVSVIDDRQAVKALYDKMVATHHSRSVTRNLKLRGQLNELFAVYLDSCFQQAAVPQSETEAEQNWNAVLAYIDSHLDRPILVEELAKLACLHPNYFITLFKETMGCSPIQFVTTRRISAAKQLLAATKLPVSDIAGQVGMQNHYLSRQFKRMIGLTPLQYRKLMQAEELRSRPEGQLKEYIG